A single region of the Deltaproteobacteria bacterium genome encodes:
- a CDS encoding HAD family hydrolase has protein sequence MEKLFLFDFDGVIVDSLEFYEEVARLYSEEIGRTIARDREEFMDLYDDNFYVSIRKRGFDLEALGRAAKTVAPRLDHTTIEAFEECFPVIEKLAGDHILLIVSSNSRRTIELILSKYSCIECFREILGADFMYSKVKKIRHAMEKWRKTPEETYFIGDTTGDIREAKAAGVRTVAVTWGWHSRSRLETAHPDHIIETPAELLALGE, from the coding sequence ATGGAAAAGCTCTTCCTCTTTGATTTTGACGGTGTGATCGTCGACTCCCTTGAATTTTACGAGGAAGTGGCGCGGCTCTACTCTGAGGAGATCGGCCGGACCATCGCCCGGGACCGGGAAGAGTTCATGGACCTCTATGACGACAATTTCTATGTATCGATCCGGAAACGTGGTTTCGACCTCGAAGCCCTGGGGCGGGCGGCGAAGACCGTGGCACCGCGGCTTGATCACACGACGATAGAGGCTTTCGAGGAATGCTTCCCCGTCATAGAGAAACTTGCCGGGGACCATATCCTCCTGATCGTCTCATCCAATTCGAGGCGGACCATAGAACTGATACTGTCGAAATATTCCTGTATCGAATGTTTCCGGGAAATTCTCGGCGCCGACTTCATGTACAGCAAGGTCAAAAAGATACGTCATGCCATGGAAAAATGGCGGAAAACACCGGAGGAAACCTATTTCATCGGCGACACCACGGGAGATATCAGGGAGGCGAAGGCCGCCGGGGTCAGGACCGTGGCCGTCACCTGGGGCTGGCATTCCCGTTCGCGGCTTGAAACGGCTCATCCCGACCATATCATCGAGACTCCCGCCGAGCTGCTGGCACTGGGAGAATAG